GCCGGCCCTCGCGCCGCTTGCGCGCGAAGTTCTGGTGGTAGGCGGCGGCGAAGCGCGCGGGCATGTCCTGGTAGAAGGCGTGAATGTGCTGGCCGCGGAACTCCACCACGTCGATGAAGATCAACATGATGTACGGCGCGTAGTCATCGACGCCGCGCCTGATCAGCGCCGCCAGCTCCTCGAGGTCATCGGGAAAGTCGGCCCGCTCGAACAGCTGCTGCAGCGCGTCGTTCGGGTCGAGGAGCCTGGCGAAGTACTCGTCGAGCAGCTGCTGATAGATGGCTTCCTTGGAAGAGAAGTGGTGGTAGAGGTTGCCGACCGAGACGCCGGCGCGCTGCGAGATCTGCCGCATCGAGGTGGCGCCGTAGCCCTGGGTGGAGAAGAGCTCGAGGGCCGCCTCCCGGGCACGCGAGA
The sequence above is drawn from the Thermoanaerobaculales bacterium genome and encodes:
- a CDS encoding TetR/AcrR family transcriptional regulator, producing MATNGRQAARSEAAISRAREAALELFSTQGYGATSMRQISQRAGVSVGNLYHHFSSKEAIYQQLLDEYFARLLDPNDALQQLFERADFPDDLEELAALIRRGVDDYAPYIMLIFIDVVEFRGQHIHAFYQDMPARFAAAYHQNFARKRREGRLGDANALVAVMLATRWLYYYFTVEKCFGVPMHFGMAPSEAVDEFIRILRYGVLPRTAPATADAPEAATAAKAT